A segment of the Streptococcus chenjunshii genome:
GCTGGTTCAAAAACAGCGTTTTTTATTTTACTGATTGTCCTGCCTCAAATAATACTTGGCTTCTTCAATCCAAATCGGCAGTGCTTTTTCTAAAGGTTTAAAGCCAATCTTATAACGGCTGTTGGAAAAACGGTGCCGGTGCGGAAAATGATGCCGCTCTTCCTCTAAAGTCCGAAGAGAGAGGCTCGCTTTATGGCTGTACTCATCATAATCAACAACTTGGACCAGTACTTCTTGGCCGACAGTCAGCATATGATAAATGTTATCAATATAACCTGTTTTGATTTCTGATATATGAATAAGCCCAGCTAAACCGTTATCAAGGCTGACAAAAGCACCGTATGGTTTAATATTAGTAATTGTTCCTTTTAGTTTTTCCCCGATTCTCATTAATCTTTAACCTCAATGGTTTCAATAATTACATCTGTCAGCGGTTTATCCGAAGCATCTGTTGCAACGGCTGCAATTGTATCAAGAACACGATAGGATTCATCGTCTGCCAGCTGGCCAAAGACGGTATGACGCCGATCAAGGTGAGGAGTTCCTCCTTTAGCTGCATAAACTTCTGCAACAGCATCCGGCCATCCTCCTTGAGAAAGCTCCTGAACACTGTACGGGAAGTTATGGTTTTGGACAATAAAAAACTGACTTCCGTTTGTATTAGGACCGGCGTTTGCCATAGACAAAGCTCCGCGTAAGTTATAAAGTTCTTCTGAAAATTCATCCGCAAAAGGTTCCCCGTAAATAGACTGGCCGCCCCTTCCGGTGCCTGTTGGATCCCCTCCCTGAATCATGAAATCTGGAATAATACGGTGAAAAATCACGTTATCATAATAGCCTTCCTTAGCCAGCCCCAAAAAATTGGCAACTGTCTTTGGGGCCTGATCAGGAAATAATTTAACCGTCAAATTACCCAAGTTTGTCTTTATTACTGCCTCAGGGCCTGCATAAGCTGCTAATGCCAGCTGAGGGAATAGTGTTTGCTTCTCAACCAAATCCAACTCCTCCAATGCATGCAAAATACCATCTTCTTCTACCGTACCGGTTACAAAATCGGCCCGTTCCTTGATTTCCGGAACACTGTTGCCCATAGCTACTTTCAGACCGGCATAAGCAAACATCTCCATATCATTCGGCCCGTCGCCAAAATAAAGGAGATTTTCCGGCAGCAGATTTTCTTTTTCCAGAACATGGGCAACACCAGAAGCCTTAGATATCCCATTCTGTATGACATCCGATGAGTTAGGATGCCAACGGACAAAGCGAATATCTTTAGCCAATTCTTGTGGGGGCTGAAGACTGTCACCGACATCTTCAAAGGTCCACATATGATACACTTCATTTTTTAAGTGAAAATCTGCTTCTACATCACAAATCCCGTAAACAGGCCCTAAAGCATCATCTACCAGTTTAGTCCGAGCCGATACAGCAGGTTTGTCTTTACCAGCAAATCCGTAATCAATACCGACTTTTCTGGCCCATGATACGTATTTCTCAGCAATTTTAGGAGCGATAGGGGTATTGAGGATTTCGTGGCCGTTTTTATCACTTACATAGGCACCGTTAATAGTTACAAAATAGTCAGGCTGAAGCTCACGAATTTCAGGGACTACTCCATAAATAGCTCTGCCAGAAGAAATACCTGTTAAAATTCCCTGTTTCTTTAAACTTTTAAAAACTGTTTTTATTGAATCTGGCATATAGCCCGTATCTTTTACACGCAGTGTATCATCAATATCGAAGAAGACAATTTTGATTTTTTTCGCTTTATCCTTGACATTTATATCCATAACTCACCTCTATAAGTAAAAATTTATTTTATTATAACACTTATTCATCATCTTGGGGGACTAAATGATGCTTGAAAGCGTAAACAACGGCCTGGGTGCGATCATCTACCTCTAATTTAGCTAAAATATTAGAGACATGTGTTTTAACTGTTTTCAGAGAAATGAAAAGTTCATCCGCAATGGTCTGATTATCATAACCCTTAGCTAATAATTTTAAAATATCATGTTCTCTGGCAGTCAAATCTTCATGCAAATCAGGATTTTTATCATGAGCCTTGATTTTTTTATCAACTTCTGTTTCGATAGCTAATTGGTTATGCGCAACCTTTTTAATGGCATTTAAAATCTCGGCAGCGCTGGATGTTTTCAGCATATAACCCTTAGCACCGGCTTCAATAACTGGGTAAATCTTTTCATTGTCCAGATAAGAAGTTAAAACTAGAATTTTGGCTTCCTTCCATTCCTTTAATAAAGTAAGAGTTGCGGTGACACCATCCATTTCCGGCATAACCAAATCCATGACTACAACGTCCGGTTTAAGATCTAAGGCCATAGCAATACCATCACGGCCATTAGAAGCCTCACCGATAACTTCTACATCAGCTTGTAAATTTAAAAAACTTTTTAGTCCTAATCGTACCATCTCATGATCATCTATTAAAATGACCTTGATTGTTTCCATATTAACTCCTTTACACAAAATACAAAGGGCGATAAGATATGCAGTGATATCAAACACCGTTGTCAGTTCTTTTCATGGAGGTTTATTTTATAAGAGGCAGGCGAATATCCATTGAGACACCTTGTTCTTTTTCACTAAGCACCTTGATTGTTCCAGCCAAATCATCAACTCGGTCCTCTATGTTTTTTAATCCGTAGCTCAAATCCCTAACTTCGTCGGTATCAAAACCAATCCCGTTATCTACCATTTTAAGCTGAAGTTCAGCTTCAGTTTGAAAGAGATAAAGCTCCAAGCGGCTAGCATGTGCATGTTTTAGGGTGTTGCTGATAAATTCCTGAACGATTCTAAAAATATGCTCTTCCATGGTTTTAGGCAATTCTTTAAAGTTTTTACGGTAAACCACTTCAATATTGCTTTTATCGGTCAGTTCTTTTAGAATCATATCCAGACCTTCCGAAAGGGTTTTGTTTTCTAATTCTGTAGGACGTAAGTGCAACAACAAAATCCGCAAATCATTTTGAGCATTCTGCAGCATTTCTTCAACAGCCTTTAGCTGAACATGTAGCTGATCAGGTTTTAAATCTTCAGCCGTTTGGGACAGTCCTGACAAAATCATCGAAGAGGCAAAAAGCTCCTGACTGACAGTATCATGTAAATCACGGGCAATGCGTTTCCTTTCCTGCTTAATGATTTCCTGACTGTTCAAAATACGGGCGTTTTCAGTATTTTGCAGACTTGTCGTTAAATGCTCCATTTTATCAGATAAACGCAGTAAATTAGCGTTGATCTCAGTACTTTCGTCCACTTTAACAGTTTGATTATTTAAGATATAACGCAGATTTTGATTAATCCCCCTTTTGCTGTTTTCATCTAAAATAATCCACAGCAGCAGAAGAAGAATAGTAACCGACAAAATCAGAAAAATAACTGAAAAGATAAACTGTTGAATAATCCAGATATCTGTTAAAACATCACTTAGTCGCAAATTCAGGCTGCGGAGCAAAACAAATATAATAGAGATGATAATAACACTGGAATACAGTAAAACGAGAAAATAATAGTATTTTTTCATTGTCTTACCACCTCTATATCACCAGCAAGACTGGAAACAATTATCTTAACCGTCTTTAAGCTGTTTTGTTCTTCAGGCTGCCACAGTTTAATGGTCTCATTGCGCAAATCATATTCTGCAAAATCAAAAAAACGTACACTGCCGTAAATGGAGCTGACATCTAGCCTGACTGCAACATCGATTGGAACCAGGATTTTAGTTGGTCCAAACACTTTACGGATTACAATGACATTGTCCTTTCCTGTCACAATGACATTTGTCAGATCAATCAGATCGCTTCCGCTGACACGGATAATATTAAGATCATCAAAAGCATAGGAATCCGAATCGGCATGATCGGCAGCCCCAATCCATTGATTTCGGCTGGGTTTAACAGCCAAGGCTTCTTTTTGAAACTGTATTAAGGCATAACGGTTTTTTTTCTTCACTTGCGAGAAATGATTGATGACCACATAAACAATTCCAAAAACAATTGCCAGAATAATATATGGGTTCAACATGAAGATTAAAAACAGCAATAAAAGGCTGGCAGTCAGCAGAAAATTATTACGGCTGTCCTGATTATAAAAACGCAGGGCCATTAAAACAATAGCTAAAATTAAAATAAAACTCGACCAATCGTCCGCCAGAATAGTTATCAGACCCATTGCCAGCAAAACACATTCGACAAGCAGAAAAAACTGAAACTTTCTCATTCTCTCTCCTCGTAATAAGATACAAAGGCCGTGAAGAACGCAAAAGAAAAATGACGGTAAGCCAGAAATCTATGATTTCGTCGGCGCACCTCTGCCAGGATGACTAGAAGGGCGCGGTCGGCTGTCAAGACGACAAAGCCTTCAGTCAGCTACGGCTGACGGTAAGCCAGAAATCTGTGATTTCGTCGGCGCACCTCTATCAGGACGGCTAGAAAGGGATACAAATATTGTATTACCTGCTAAATTTTTTGATATGTGCTAGCCTAATGGTATTTTATTCGCTTTTTAAGCTTTAAACTACCTACTAAGAAGCTTTGCGGGGGCGGAACGACGAACACTTCTTCAAAAAACGCTCTGTCCCGCTCAGACGTCTACGGCCGGCCAATATTAACTCGGCACCGGATACCTATTCCTTTTTTGCACAGTTCTTAGGCCATGTTCAGTTCTACTTCTGTCATTTTACCAAATTAACGCTAAATTTTCACTCTTTCTTATTAAATAAAAAAATTTCGCTTAATTGATAAGCGAAATTTTGTAGCAGCTGCTAGCCTTCTGAACCAGATGACGAGCTGTCAGAATCTTCCGAAGATGTATCTGAACTCTGATCGGGTTCTTCGTCAGAGGAACTGTCACTGGAAGAGGAACTGTCATCCAAAGGCGAGGACGACCTGTCTGAATAATTGCCGCCGCCTTGACTTGAGTAGAGGTAGAGAATGATTTCACCGTTTCCTGAGAGCACAACTTCATAGCCCGCTTCCGGACTTTGGCTGGAAATGACAGCGCTGGTTGATGGAGAGGTAACTTCTGTATCCCCATTAATATAAGTCTTGATGCGAGATGATGAGATACCGAGACTGGTCAGCAATTCCAGCGCATCACCGTAAGTGTAATCCGTCAAATCAGGCATCGTTACGGTATTGCTGCTGGTCACTTCAAAGACAATCTTATCATCGCCGGCAGGATTAAATGTTTCTCCGGCAGCCGGTGTTTGGCTGACAATAATATCATCATCATAATAGTCATAATCGCTTGCAGCAACTTCTTTAATTTCAATCTGTGAAGCCGATACCCCATAAGTATCTTTCAAGTCTGACACAACCTTTTCATAATTCTGTCCAACATAATCTTCCATAGTGAAGGCTGAATTGCCGGTTGACACATAAATATCCACACGTGTCCCCTCTTTTTTTGAAGAGCCGGCAGCAGGATCGGTCCGTACAACCCTTCCCTTGTCTACTTCAGCACTGTCTACTTTACGGACATCTCCTACTCTAAGGCCGGAATCCTCAATTCTTTTCTCAGCAGCTGACAATGTTGTTCCTGTAACATCAGGGACAGTCACTGTTGAGGGATTGCGCAAAATAACAAAAGCCAGCCAGGCAAGAGCAACAATAAAAACAGCAAAAGCAATTTTTGCAATTGTACTAAAGAGACGCTTTTGTTTTTTAGCCTTCTTCTTTTTAGCTTTAGCATCAGCAGCTGTACTCGCTTGCTGAACTGTTTTGTTTTCCTCAGCATTTTCTTCTGCTGCAGAAGCGGCAGGAGCCGGGATAACTTTAGGCAACGTTTTCGTATTTTCATGATCACTGAAAACTAATTTCGGCTCACGGCTGCGATTATAGCTGAGCGCTGTCATCAAGTCCCGGCTCATCTCAAATGTGGATGAATAGCGGTCGCTTAGTTTTTTAGCTGTTGCCTTTATCACTACATTTTCGAGAGCCTGAGGAACATTTTTATTGAGTTCAATGATGGACGGCAGCGGTTTTTGAAAATGCTGCAGCGCGATAGTGACCGCACTGTCACCATCATAAGGAATATAGCCGGTCAGCATTTCAAACAGCATAATTCCCATAGCATAGATATCACTTTGAACAGTTGCTTTAGAACCGCGAGCCTGCTCGGGAGATAGGTAATGGACACTTCCGAGCATTGAGTTTGTCTGTGTCAAGCTTGTTTCCGCAAAAGCAACCGCTATACCAAAGTCAGTAACCTTTACAGTACCGTCTTTTGTCAGTAAAATATTCTGCGGCTTGAGATCCCGGTGAACAATACCCTGCTGATGCGCCAGTGTCATAGCAGACAGTACTTCTTCCATGATTCTGACAACTTCATTATTTGATAAAGGAGCGTGCTCTTGAATATATTTTTTTAGATCCGATCCATCAACATATTCCATTACTAAAAATTGCTGGCCGTCTTCTTCTCCAATATCACGAATAGCAACAATATTAGGGTGGTTCAATTCGGCCATGGCTCGTGCTTCTCTTTGAAAACGCGTTATAGCGACCTGATCTGTCTGATAGTTCGTCCTCAATACTTTGATAGCAACTTCTTCATTATCTAAAATGAGGTCATTAGCCAAATAAACATCTGCCATTCCGCCCCGTCCAATGGATTTCAAAATACGATAACGACCAGCGAATAATTTGCCAATCTGAATCATTATTCTCCCTCACTTTCGACGTGAACTAAAGCAATGGTAATATTATCCAAACCTCCTCTATTATTGGCAAGCTCAACCAGCTCTTTGTTTTGATCATCGAGAGAAATCTCTTTATTTAGGGTGGCAACAATCTCCTCATTCGTAACCATATTTGTCAAACCATCGCTGTTGATAACTAAATAGTCATCTTCCTCCAGCGTCAGCTCTCCTATTTCTGGTTCAACAGGATTCGCTTGACCGATAGACTGAGTAATAATATTTTTTTGCGGATGAGAAGCTGCTTCTTCCTCAGTCAGCTGACCTGCTTTGACCAGCTCATTGACCAATGAATGATCGCTTGTCAGCAGGCGGTAATTCCCCTGACGCACATGTCCAATCCGTGAGTCTCCGACATGGGCATAGATGACATGGCGGCCTGTCAAAGCTAAAGCCTCTACTGTTGTTCCCATCCCCTTATAATCTTCTGTCTGACCAAGGCTAAAAATTTTCTGATTTTCGTTTTCAAGTGCAGTCAGCAGCCATTCACGTATTTGCTGAGGGTCTGTTAATTCAGTGCCGACCCACTCGCGGCCGAGATCTGTAACAGTCATTTCGCTGGCAATATTGCCAGCACGGTGTCCCCCCATTCCATCAGCCAGGACAATAAGAGAAATCCCCTCTTTATTATCAAACTTATTGATGAAATCTTGATTGTTTGAGCGTCTCTGCCCAATATCTGTTAAAAGTGAAATTTCCATAGTTTTTTTCTGACGCTGTCAGTCTCCTCCTAGATATTACAAGATACGTTTGACTTGGCCGATAAAAAAGCCGTCTGTATGATATTGTTCTGGTGTAATCAGAATACAGCCATCTTTGACAATATTTTTTTGCTTATGACTTAATTGTACTTGTTCAAAATCAGAATGTTCTTCCAAAAACTTTCTTATCACCTGGAAATTTTCTTCTGCAAAAATCGTACAAGTGCTATAGGTTATTATACCACCTTTTCGTATCGTTTGACAAACGCTTTCCATTATTTGCAGTTGAATTTTTTGCAAGGCTGCAACATTCTGTAGGGCCTTATTATATTTGATATCAGGCTTGCGCCGGATCAAACCCATTCCCGAACAGGGAGCATCAACTAAGATTTTATCAAAGCTATCTGCTGCAAAATAATCATGAACTTTTCTGGCGTCCATTTTTTGTGTGGTTATTTTATCAGCTACATGCAGGCGTCTAGCATTTTCATCAATAAGTTTTAGTTTATGATCATATAAATCCAGTGCCCTGATATGGCCGCTTGTCAGATAAGAGGCCATGTGGACAGCTTTCCCGCCAGGAGCACTGCAGGCATCTAAAATGTCCTCGTCACCCTGAATATTCAGCATAGGCGCAACGAGTTGGCTGGACTCATCCTGAATAGTAATATCGCCGCTAGAAAAATATTCTGTCTCTGCAAAATGCCCCACCGGCTTAACCAGCCCCACAGGAGAGATTTGTGACTCCAGTGCACCTGTTGCAGCCATAATTTCCGACTTTTTCTGCTGATTTACCACACGAATACTGGCCTTGCTGCGGACAAAAAGGCTTTCCATTATAGCCAAGGCGCGTTTTTCGCCATATTGTTCAATTAATTTTCTAACCAGCCAAACAGGCAGCGAATAATTCACTGAATAATATTTATTTTTCCGCTTAATACTGCTGATTTCGGGGAGACTGCCTCCTGCTAACCTGCGCAGCACAGCATTAACTAATTTTTCAGCTCCTCTTTGCCGATTTCGCTTTTTAGCAATTATCACAGCTTCATTAACAACAGCGTGACTGGGAACATGATCCAGATAGAGCAGCTGATACAGGCTGAGCATCAAAAGGTAATAAAGCCATTCATCCAGTTCTGTACGGTCTTGAATAACATGAGATAAGTACCACTCTAAGGTAATCTTACGCGCTACTGTACCGTAGACTATCTCAGTGACCAAATTTTTATCCCGTTTTGTTAAAGAAGACCTTTCTAGATAGTGATTCAACGTGATATTAGTGTAAGCCTGTTCTTTAAAAATTTTCTCTAAAATCAAAAGTGCTGTGCCGCGGACAGATTCCTGCCAGTGATTCTCATTCAAAAAAGTCACCTACCTCAGCTGTTCGCCCGATCCCATTTAAAAAATCAACAATAGCCATTTTGGGTTTTCCGGCCGGCTGAACTGTCTTAAGTGAAACAGCTCCTTGACCGGCTGCGATGACCAGATTTTTCCGGTTTTTTTCAATAATCTGTCCCGGCTGCCCTTGGCCGGCTGCTAAAGACACCTCATGCAGTTTGATGCGCTTTCCGGCAAAAAAAGTATGGGCAACAGGCCAAGGATACATCCCGCGAACCTGATTAAACACATCTCTAGCCGGCCGCTGCCAGTCAATGCGCTCTGCTTCCGGACTGATGTTAGGGGAAAAAGTGGCTTTACTGCTGTCCTGAGGCTGGGGTTTAATGCTGCCGCTGAGATAAGCCGGTAAGGTTTCTAAAAGCAAGTCACGCCCCAAGAAAGCTAGTTTTTCAAAGAGTGTGCCAACATTATCTTCATCAGAAATAGGAAGTGAAGCACTGGCAATCATATCCCCTGCATCCATTTCCTTTACCATTTCCATAATCGTCACACCGGTTTCTTTCTCCCCATTAATCAAGGCATAATGAATCGGCGCCCCGCCGCGGTACTTAGGAAGCAAGGAAGCATGCACATTGACAGCAAAATCAACTGCAGCAAGCAGCTGACTTGGAAGAAACTGCCCAAAAGCAGCTGTTACAATACCATCAGCACCCAGCTCCATCAGTTCAGACAGTTCTTTCGAACCCGTCAGCTTTTCTGGCTGAAAGATTGGGAGGCGGTGTGTTAAAGCTAGCTGCTTAACTGCTGATGACTGAACTGTTTTCTGACGCCCTACTGCACGGTCAGGTTGGGTAACAACAGCCAACACATCATACGTTCCAGAATCTAACAGCCCTTGCAAAATAGTAGCTGAAAAATCAGGAGTTCCCATGAAAATAATCTTTACCATCTCAATAAACACCTCACCTTAATCTTTCTTTCATTATATCATAGTGGGCTGAAATTCTCAGAAAGCCGCTGCTACATAAAATTTTGCGGTTCATGATCAATAACCAGACGTAAATCTTTATTATGGCGGTCCTGAGTAAGGTCAAGAATCTGATTCAAAACACTTTCCATCCGATCTTCAAATCGGTATTTAATTAGAATTTGATAGTGATACAAACTATGGGTTCTAGCAATTGGCTTAGGAGTAGGCCCCAAAATTTTAACCTGTTTGCTCAAATGGTCATTTAAAAGCTGTAAAACATCATAAGCTTTTCTAATCACAGTTTCTTCGTCTTTGTGGGAAAGTGTCAAACCAACTGTATAATAATATGGAGGATAGCCCAATTGATGCCGGATAGACATTTCATAACGGTAAAAAGCCTCATAGTCTTGCTTCTGGGCCATCTGAATGGCATAATGACCGGGATTGTAGGTCTGGATCAGAACCTCTCCCTCTTTGTCAGCACGGCCGGCACGGCCGGCTACCTGAGTCAAAAGCTGAAATGTCCGTTCTGAAGCTCTAAAATCAGGTAAATTAAGTGATGTATCCGCGTTTAAAACACCTACCAAAGTGACATTAGGAAAATCAAGACCTTTGGCAATCATCTGAGTTCCCAGCAAAATATCTGCCTTCTGCCGTCCAAACTCCTGCAAAATTTTCTCATGAGCACCTTTTTTACGCGTTGTATCAACATCCATCCGCAAAATACGCGCTTCAGGTAAAACTTCGGCCAGTTCGTTATAAGCTTTCTGAGTTCCTGTGCCGTAATAACGGATGCTCTGACTGCCACAGTTAGGACAGGTCTGGGGAATAGACTTTGTAAAACCGCAGTAATGGCAGTTCATTGTTTTAGTATCCATATGCAGGGTCAAAGAAATGTCACAATTGGGACATTCATCAACAAAACCGCAGTCACGGCACATAACAAAACTGGAGTAGCCGCGGCGATTAAGCATTAACACAGTTTGTTCTTTTTTACTTAAACGATCCCGTATTTTATCCAAAAGAAAAGGGGTAAAATTGCTGACTTTCTGCTGACCGACATAATCACGAAAATCTACAATTTGTACGTTAGGAATCTTAGCTTTAGGATTAGCCCGCTTTGTCAGCCGCAAAAAATGGTAAACCTGCTTACTGGCTCTGGCTCTGCTTTCAATGCTGGGTGTTGCTGACCCTAAAAGAAGAACAGCCTGATGATTTTTAGCTCTCAGCAGGGCAACATCACGGGCATGGTAGCGCGGATTGCTTTCCTGCTTGTAGCTTGCTTCATGTTCCTCGTCAATAATAATCGCACCGATATTTTTAAGCGGAGCAAAAACAGCCGAGCGGGCACCGACAACAACCTTAGCTTGGCCTGACTTAATCTTTCGCCATTCATCAAATCTTTCTCCGTCTGACAAACCTGAATGCATAATAGCAACCAATTCTCCAAAACGGGAAATAAAACGATTGGTCATCTGCGGCGTTAAGGAAATTTCCGGAACTAAAATAATAGCTGTCTTCCCTATTTTTAAAATATAATCAATAATATGCAAATAAACCTCTGTTTTCCCCGATCCTGTAATTCCTTCAAGCAAAAAAGGCTTGGAATCCTGTCCAACTTGCCCGCATACCTCAAACACAATCTTGCTTTGTTCTGAATTCAGGCTGAGAAAATCTTGCGGCTGAATATCTGTAAAATAAGCGGCTGAACGGCTTTGTTCAACTTCAAAAATGCTGATTAGCCCCTCGTTTATAAAAAATTTGCTGATCTCTCTTGAAAAATGCCGATGTAAATCCGTTAATTTTCCATCTTCCGGACTGGCCAGCAGGTAGTCTTTCAACTCCTGACGCTTTTTAGCTCGCTTTGAAATAGGGTAGGCAGCCAATGTTTCTTGGTTGACATGATAATGTTTTTCAGTTTTTACCGTTTTTCTATCTTTAGCCAGATAATCTACTTTTATTTTCCCTGCCTGAACTAAGCGGCTGACCGCTTTCTGTCTTTCCCGATCCAACTGAGAAAAAAGCAAGTCCTCTGCACTGCCAAAAATCTCTTTTTGATCCTGAACATCTAAACTTGATGCGGGAATAAGACGCTTATCATACTGTGAATTCAACAGACTGGGAACCATTGCTTTTAGAATTGAAATCTTATAAGAAAAGACTTTCTTACGCATTTGGTCTGCAAGCATGAGCTGCTCACTATTTAAAACAGGCTCAAAGTCTAAAATATCAGCAATACTTTTTACTTTTAAATCTTTAGATGCTTCATCAAAACCAACAACAAACCCCTGTACAAGTCTATCCCCGCGCCCAAATGGCACATGGACACGCGAACCCAAAGCAAGTCCGTCTTCTAAGTCCTGAGGAACAGCATACGAAAAAGGCTTATCTGTCTGCATCAAAGGAACATCAACAATAACCTGTGCTAATCTAACCATCCTACCTCCTACATCAAGATACAAAGCCCGTGAAAAGAGCAAAGCAAAAATAGGAGGCTGGACGAAGAGCCACAAGGCTCTAGGACAGACTGTCTTTTTTGCACAGCTCTTAGGGCGGGTTCAGTTCAAACAAGATACAAAGCCCGTTTAAAAATCCGTATGAAAAGACGGTAAGTCCGGAAATCTGTGATTTCGCAGACGCCCCTCTGCCAAGATGACTAGAAGGGTGCGGTCGGCTGTGAAGACGGCAAAGCCTTCAGTCAGCTACGGCTAGGGTCGTTTAACAAGATGCTAAGCATCACGATGACAGGCATCTTTTTCACTAGGATTTTAGGGCGTGTTCAATTCCATCAAGATACAAAGCCCGTGAAAAGAGCAAAGCAAAAATAGGAGGCTGGACGAAGAGCCACAAGGCTCTAGGACAGACTGTCTTTTTTGCACAGCTCTTAGGGCGGGTTCAGTTCCATCAAGATACAAAGCCCGTGAAGAAAGCGACTGAAAAATAGGGACCATCCGATGTGTTGCAAAACACGAGGGAGGGGCATCTTTTTTCCGAGCTTTTAGGGTGTGTTCAGTTCGAACCAAAACTAAGATAAGGGCTTATCGTTTTGCTTGTTGAAGCTTATTATTTATCATTATCAAATAAAAATCTAAGATTATAATAATCTTAGATCTTTTCCCCTTCTTCTTCTTTTTCTTTAGCAATTTGCTCTTTGATTTTGCGCTCCTCCTCTTCCTGAGCAAGCCTGTCCGCTTCGGCTTTAGCCAAAACTGCAGCTCTCTTAGCATCTGGGTCAGGATGGATTGCAACATTGCCAGAATCAATTTCTTCCAAAGCACGAAGAGTAGATTTTACAGATTGAAACTCTTGTGTCGGTTTAGCCCCAAATTCAAGCTCATGCGCACGCTTGGCCTGCAAAATACATAAGGAATATTTTGACGGTATTCTGTCCAATAAAGTATCGATAGAAGGTTTTAACATCATAAGGTTTTTCTCTTTTCTAAATTATCTGCTTAGTCTGGTTTCCTGAATCATATTCATATAATGCCCAATGACACGTTCAACACGGAAATGTTCCGTCTCAATAATACGTTTAACACGTTCTGCAGCCAAACTCACTTCGTCATTAACTACTGCATAGTCGTACTCACGCATCAGCGCAATTTCTTCTTTAGCTCTCTCAATACGCTTGGCAATACTTTCTTTGCTGTCTGTCCCTCGGTTGATGAGACG
Coding sequences within it:
- a CDS encoding response regulator transcription factor, producing the protein METIKVILIDDHEMVRLGLKSFLNLQADVEVIGEASNGRDGIAMALDLKPDVVVMDLVMPEMDGVTATLTLLKEWKEAKILVLTSYLDNEKIYPVIEAGAKGYMLKTSSAAEILNAIKKVAHNQLAIETEVDKKIKAHDKNPDLHEDLTAREHDILKLLAKGYDNQTIADELFISLKTVKTHVSNILAKLEVDDRTQAVVYAFKHHLVPQDDE
- the liaF gene encoding cell wall-active antibiotics response protein LiaF; protein product: MRKFQFFLLVECVLLAMGLITILADDWSSFILILAIVLMALRFYNQDSRNNFLLTASLLLLFLIFMLNPYIILAIVFGIVYVVINHFSQVKKKNRYALIQFQKEALAVKPSRNQWIGAADHADSDSYAFDDLNIIRVSGSDLIDLTNVIVTGKDNVIVIRKVFGPTKILVPIDVAVRLDVSSIYGSVRFFDFAEYDLRNETIKLWQPEEQNSLKTVKIIVSSLAGDIEVVRQ
- the pknB gene encoding Stk1 family PASTA domain-containing Ser/Thr kinase, which gives rise to MIQIGKLFAGRYRILKSIGRGGMADVYLANDLILDNEEVAIKVLRTNYQTDQVAITRFQREARAMAELNHPNIVAIRDIGEEDGQQFLVMEYVDGSDLKKYIQEHAPLSNNEVVRIMEEVLSAMTLAHQQGIVHRDLKPQNILLTKDGTVKVTDFGIAVAFAETSLTQTNSMLGSVHYLSPEQARGSKATVQSDIYAMGIMLFEMLTGYIPYDGDSAVTIALQHFQKPLPSIIELNKNVPQALENVVIKATAKKLSDRYSSTFEMSRDLMTALSYNRSREPKLVFSDHENTKTLPKVIPAPAASAAEENAEENKTVQQASTAADAKAKKKKAKKQKRLFSTIAKIAFAVFIVALAWLAFVILRNPSTVTVPDVTGTTLSAAEKRIEDSGLRVGDVRKVDSAEVDKGRVVRTDPAAGSSKKEGTRVDIYVSTGNSAFTMEDYVGQNYEKVVSDLKDTYGVSASQIEIKEVAASDYDYYDDDIIVSQTPAAGETFNPAGDDKIVFEVTSSNTVTMPDLTDYTYGDALELLTSLGISSSRIKTYINGDTEVTSPSTSAVISSQSPEAGYEVVLSGNGEIILYLYSSQGGGNYSDRSSSPLDDSSSSSDSSSDEEPDQSSDTSSEDSDSSSSGSEG
- a CDS encoding sensor histidine kinase; translation: MKKYYYFLVLLYSSVIIISIIFVLLRSLNLRLSDVLTDIWIIQQFIFSVIFLILSVTILLLLLWIILDENSKRGINQNLRYILNNQTVKVDESTEINANLLRLSDKMEHLTTSLQNTENARILNSQEIIKQERKRIARDLHDTVSQELFASSMILSGLSQTAEDLKPDQLHVQLKAVEEMLQNAQNDLRILLLHLRPTELENKTLSEGLDMILKELTDKSNIEVVYRKNFKELPKTMEEHIFRIVQEFISNTLKHAHASRLELYLFQTEAELQLKMVDNGIGFDTDEVRDLSYGLKNIEDRVDDLAGTIKVLSEKEQGVSMDIRLPLIK
- a CDS encoding Cof-type HAD-IIB family hydrolase, which gives rise to MDINVKDKAKKIKIVFFDIDDTLRVKDTGYMPDSIKTVFKSLKKQGILTGISSGRAIYGVVPEIRELQPDYFVTINGAYVSDKNGHEILNTPIAPKIAEKYVSWARKVGIDYGFAGKDKPAVSARTKLVDDALGPVYGICDVEADFHLKNEVYHMWTFEDVGDSLQPPQELAKDIRFVRWHPNSSDVIQNGISKASGVAHVLEKENLLPENLLYFGDGPNDMEMFAYAGLKVAMGNSVPEIKERADFVTGTVEEDGILHALEELDLVEKQTLFPQLALAAYAGPEAVIKTNLGNLTVKLFPDQAPKTVANFLGLAKEGYYDNVIFHRIIPDFMIQGGDPTGTGRGGQSIYGEPFADEFSEELYNLRGALSMANAGPNTNGSQFFIVQNHNFPYSVQELSQGGWPDAVAEVYAAKGGTPHLDRRHTVFGQLADDESYRVLDTIAAVATDASDKPLTDVIIETIEVKD
- a CDS encoding Stp1/IreP family PP2C-type Ser/Thr phosphatase, giving the protein MEISLLTDIGQRRSNNQDFINKFDNKEGISLIVLADGMGGHRAGNIASEMTVTDLGREWVGTELTDPQQIREWLLTALENENQKIFSLGQTEDYKGMGTTVEALALTGRHVIYAHVGDSRIGHVRQGNYRLLTSDHSLVNELVKAGQLTEEEAASHPQKNIITQSIGQANPVEPEIGELTLEEDDYLVINSDGLTNMVTNEEIVATLNKEISLDDQNKELVELANNRGGLDNITIALVHVESEGE
- a CDS encoding S1 RNA-binding domain-containing protein, producing MRIGEKLKGTITNIKPYGAFVSLDNGLAGLIHISEIKTGYIDNIYHMLTVGQEVLVQVVDYDEYSHKASLSLRTLEEERHHFPHRHRFSNSRYKIGFKPLEKALPIWIEEAKYYLRQDNQ